The genomic window CGTCGACGCTCTCGCCGTCGCCGTCGGCTCATCGCACGCCATGGTCGAGCGCACGGCCCGGATCGACCTCGACCTGATCGCGCGCCTGAGGGCCGCGGTCCCCGTTCCGCTCGTGCTGCACGGTTCCTCGGGCGTGTCCGACGACCTCCTGCTGCTGGGCATCCGCGCCGGCATCGTCAAGGTGAACGTCTCGACGCACCTGAACGCCGCGTTCACCGGCGCGATCACGGAGTACCTCGCAGACCACCCGGCGACCGTAGACTCGCGGAAGTACCTCGCCGCGGGTCGCGAGGCGGTCGCCGTCGAAGCCGCCCGCCTCCTCTCGCTGTTCGCCGGAAGGGACACCGACGGATGAATCGTGCCGAACGCCTCAGCGCCGTGCTCGACCTGCTCGCCGAGGACGGCCAGGTCGAGGTCGAGCAGATCGTCGAGCGCCTCGGCGTGTCGCCCGCGACCGCCCGACGCGACCTCGACGCGCTCGCGCAGCAGCAGCTGCTGACCCGCACCCGCGGCGGCGCCGTGGCGCACTCGGTCGCCTACGACCTCCCGATCCGCTACAAGCACCAGCAGAACCCCGAGGCCAAGGCCGCCATCGCGCGTGCGGCGAGCGCCCTCGTGCCGCGCGGCGCGGTCATCGGGCTCTGCGGCGGCACGACGGCCACGGCGATCGCCGACGAACTGATGTCGCGCGCCGACATCATGGAGCCGGCATCCGACCCGGGTCTCACCATCGTGACGAACGCGATCAACATCGCCATGCAGCTCGCGATGCGCCCGCAGATCAAGACCGTCGTCACGGGCGGCGTGGTGCACGCCCGCTCGTACGAACTGGTCGGCTCCTACGCCGAGGGCGTGCTCGGCAACATCAGCCTCGACCTCGCGTTCATCGGGGCCAACGGCATCGACACCGTCGTCGGCCCCACCTCGCACGACGAGCGCGAGGCGGCGGTCAACGCGCTCATGGCGCGGCGGGCGACCCGCGCGGTCCTCGTCGTCGACTCCACCAAGCTCGACCGACGCGCCTTCGCGGCGATCGGCGAACGACGACTGTTCCAGACGGTCATCACGGATGCCGCGAGCACGGCCGAGCAGCGTTCGAGGCTCGTCGACGCCGGCTTCGACGTTATCGTTGCGTCGTGACCCGCAGCACCGTCATCCACTCCGCCCGTCTCGTCTCCGGCGGCGACGCCGTGCAGGATTCGTGGGTCCGCTTCGACGGCGACGTCGTCACGGCACGCGGCACCGGCGACGGATGGCGTGAGACGGGCGACGCCGACGACGTGGTGGATGCCGCCGGTCGGTGGTTGACGCCCGGGTTCATCGACATCCACTGCCACGGCGCCGGCGGCGCGGCCGTCGAGGACGGCGAGGCCGGCATCGAGCGGCTGCTCGAGGTCCACACCGCGCACGGCACGACCCGGCTGGTCTGCTCGATGGTCTCCGGGCCGATCGACCGGCTCGTCGGCACGCTCGCGGCCGTCGCGGCCGTCGCGGCCCGCGACCCCAGGGTGCTCGGCTCGCACCTCGAGGGCCCGTTCCTCGACGAGCGCTTCCGCGGCGCCCACGATCCCGCCGCACTTCGCACGGCGGACCCCGACGCCGTCGCCCGCCTCCTCGATGCGGCCGCCGGGTCGCTCCGGCAGGTCACGATCGCGCCCGAGCACGATGGCGCGATCGACGCGATCCGGCAGTTCTCCGACGCCGGGGTCGCGGTCGCCGTCGGGCACACGAGCGCCGACTACGAGACCGTGCTCGCAGCGTTCGGCGCCGGCGCGAGCATCCTGACCCACGCGTTCAACGCGATGCACGGCATCCACCACCGCGCTCCCGGACCGGTGGTCGCGGCGATGCACGCCGACCACGTGACCCTCGAGATCGTGAACGACGGCGTGCACGTGCACCCCGACGTCGTGCGCCTCGCGTTCCGCGGCGCCCCGGGCCGCGTCGCGATGATCACCGACGCCATGGCGGCCGCGGGCCATGCCGACGGCGACTACGTGCTCGGTTCGCTCGACGTCGTCGTGCTCGACGGCGTCGCCCGGCTCCGCGAGACGGGTTCGATCGCGGGTTCGACGCTCACGCTCGACGAAGCGCTCCGACGCGCGGTCGTCGACAGCGGCATCCCCCTGGCCGAGGCCGTCGACGCGCTCACCGTGACGCCCGCCGCGGCGATCGGGCGCGCCGGCGACCTCGGTCGACTCGACCGCGGCTACGCCGCCGACGCGGTGCTGCTCTCCGACGACCTCGCGGTCGAAGGGGTCTGGGCCGCGGGCGTGCGCCAGGGCTGACCGCCGCCGGCTGACCGCTGCCGGCTGATCCCCCGCGCCGAGTTCGGACGCGAGCCGTCAGCCGGGTCCCGAGCCGTGTGTTCCCCGACATCGCTCGGAACCCGGCCGGCTCCCGACCTGCGCCTCGCCCCCACGCTGCGCCGATCGGACCGGGTTTCTCCGGGTGACGCCCCACACGCGGTTCGGGTGCCCGCGTGTGGAGCGTCGTACACCTGAGAGAGCGCCGCCCGCCCGGATCATGACGCGGGTTCCGGAACTTTTCTTCGCGCATCCGGTCCGCGGCGCCTCAGCGCACCGGTCGGCGCGGCCCGTCCGCGAGCCGGGCGCCCTCCTCCGGGACGGTCAGGCCCGGCGGATGCCCCGACCGGCGCGCCGGCGGACGGCCATGCCGATGACGACCGCGGCGACGAGCAGCACGGCCGCGTAGCCCCACGGCAGCGCGGCGGCGCCCCAGGTCCCGAACACGATCGAGCCTGCGAGCGCTCCCCCGCCGATGCCGAGGTTGAACGCCGTCGTGTAGAGGGCGCTCGCAGCGTCGCGCGCGGCCGGTGCGGCCGTGCGGAGGAGCGTCGTCTGCAGGATCGGCGGGATCGCGCCGAACGCGAGTCCCCACACCGCGAACGCGACGACCGAGACCACGGGGTCGAGCCCCAGGCCGATCACGGCGAGCGCCGCCGCGGCCGTCAGCACGGCGACGAGCAGTGCGCCACCGCCGTTCCGGGCGAGGGGCGTCCCTGCGGCGATCAGCCCGATCGCGCCCGCGGCGCCCGACACGAACAGCAGCGGGCCGACGGCGGTCGCAGGCAGCCCGATGACGTCGGTCACGAGCGGCGCGACGTATGTCGTGACGGCGTACTGGCCGAGCATGATGACCGCGGTGATGACGCACAGCAGCATGACCGAGCCGAACCCGGGGTCGCCGCGCCGGTAGCGCGCGACGGTGCGCTCCGCGCCCGCCTCGGCGCTGGGCAGCAGCATCCGGACCGCCACGGCACCGACCAGCGTCAGCGCGGCGACCGCGAGGAAGGCGAGCCGCCAACCGATCGCCTGGCCGAGCATCGTGGTCGCCGGGACCCCGAGCACCATCGCGAGCGTTCCGCCGCCGAGCACCACGGCGACGGCTCGGCCGATCCGCCGTTCGGGCACGAGACGCGACGCCGTGGCGGCGACCACGGCCCAGAACACGCCGTGGGCCAGCCCGCCGACGACGCGCGCGGCGATCAGCATCCAGTACTCGGTCGCGAGCGCCGAGAGGCCGGTGGACACGGCGAGGACGACGAGGACGCCGACGATGAGCCCGCGCCGGGGCATCCGGCTCGTGAGGGCGACGAGCGGCGCCGACGACAGCACCACCGTGAACGCGAAGACGGACACGGTCAGGCCGATGAGCGCCTCGGGCACCGCGAGGCCGGCACCCATCTCGGGCAGCAGCCCGGTGGGCGCGAGCTCGGTCGTGATCGACAGGAACACGGCGGCGGCCAGCGCGACGAGCGCGGGCCAGGGCATCGGGCGGTCGTCGACGACGGCAACGTCGCGCGCGCGGCGGTGATCGGTGATCGACATGCGGATGTCTCCCCGACGGCGTACCCGCCCGGCGGTGCGTGCACGCCGCGGGTCGTCTACGCGCTCGTGTGCGCGCCCAGGGCCGCGCGGGAACCGGCGACCGTACGTCAGCCTACGCGTTCCACTTGTACGCTGGCTGGATGACCGAAGCCACGCCCGACGGACGCACGCACCACTGGGTCTTCACCCTCAGCTGCGTCGACTCGCCGGGCATCGTGCACGCCGTCAGCGGCGCGATCGTGGCCGCCCGCGGCAACATCACCGAGAGCCAGCAGTTCCAGAGCACGGAGTCGGGGCGCTTCTTCATGCGCGTGCAGGTCGAGTCGCCCGCCGACCGTGCCGAGTTCGAGTCGGCACTCGCGCCGGTGGTCGCCCGCTGGGACATGACCTGGCATCTCGACGAGGTCGGGCGCCCGTTGCGCACCCTGGTGCTCGCGTCGACCGCGGGGCACTGCGTGAACGACCTGCTGTTCCGCCGGCACGCCGGCCAACTCCCGGTCGAGATCCCGCTGGTGCTGTCGAACCACGGCGCGCTGCGCGACCTCGTGGACTTCTACGGCGTGCCGTTCGAGTCGGCCGCGGTCACCGATGCCGACGGCAAGGCGGCCTTCGAGCGTCGCGTGCTCGCCGCGGTCGAGGAGCACGACATCGAGCTCGTGGTGCTGGCACGGTACATGCAGATCCTCTCCCCGGCGCTCTGCGAGGCGCTGGCCGGCCGCTGCATCAACATCCACCACTCGTTCCTGCCCGGCTTCAAGGGCGCCAACCCGTACCGCCAGGCCCACGCGCGAGGGGTGAAGCTGATCGGCGCGACGGCCCACTTCGTGACGAGCGACCTCGACGAGGGGCCGATCATCGAGCAGAACGTGGTCCGCGTCGACCACTCGCGCTCGGTGTCGGAGCTCGTCGCGATCGGCCAGGACGAAGAGAGCCGGACGCTCAGCCAGGCGGTGAAGTGGTTCGCCGAGCGGCGCGTGCTGCTCGACGGAGCGCGGACGATCATCTTCCGCTGAGCCGCGCAGGTTAGGCTTGTCGGTCGTGAACGACCGCACCCCCGAACCGCTGCCGAAGATCGGCCCGAACGACGTCCTGCGCTTCCTCCTCGAGATCTTCGCGATCGTGTCGCTCGGCATCTTCGGCTTCGCCGCGTTCCCCCTGCCGTGGCCGGGCGTGCTCATCGGCATCGGAGCTCCGGTGCTCGCCATCCTGCTGTGGGCGCTGTTCCGCTCGCCGAAGGCGGTGTTCGCGGTCGACCCGTTCGTGAAGGCACTGGTCGAGATCGCGGTGTTCTCGTCCGCGGCGATCGCCTGGTGGATCATGGGGCAGCCCATCGTGGCCGTGGTGTTCGCGGTCGTCGCGGCCGTCAGCGGAGTGATCCACGGGCGCAGGGAGTTCGCGGGCTGACCTTTCCCGCGAGAGCGGGATGCGTCGCACGGGCGCGCGTCAGCGCACGTACGCGGTCGGCAGCGCGGCGAGGAAGGCCTCCTCGTCGAAGTCGTCGAGCAGCGCCCGCTGGAGGATGAACCCGGGCCCGGCCGAGAGGACGACCGGCGCGACCCTTCGCGCCCATTCGCCCGGATCGCCGTCGATGCGCTCGGGGTTCGCGGCGGCCCACTCGGCGAGCTGCGCGCGGATCGTCTCCTTCAGGCGCTCGAACACCCCCCGGACCAGCCCGTGGATCTCGGGGTCGATGAGCGCCTCGGCCCAGAGCTGGGGCAGGATGCCGCTGAACGGCTCGCCGCGGATCCCGCCCACGATCGTCGCCATGAGCTCGCCGGGCGCCAGCGGCACGTCGGATCCGCTTCGGCGGTCCACGAGCTCGGCGCGCCGGGCCTCGAGCACGCGCGCGGCGACCGAGGCGAAGAGCTCGCCCTTGCCGCCGGGGAAGTTGCCGTAGATCGCCCCCGCGGACAGCCCGGAGGCCTCGACGATGTCGGCGATCGACGTGCGGGTATAGCCGCGGAGCATGAAGCACCCGACCGCGGCATCGAGGATCTCCTCGCGACGCGCGGTCCGGTGCTCGTCGGTGACCTTGGGCATGTTGACGATGCTACGGGATGGGCGTATAAAGAACGAGCATTCGTTTTTTATTGGAGGAAGCCATGACCGCCGCAACCAGGACCCCGGTCCCCCGCGCGATCGCCATCGGCGCCGCGCTCTCACTCGTCGTCGGCATCGTCCTGCTCGCCTTCGCGTGGCCGGGCGTCACGGCCGACCCCAAGGACCTGCCGATCGCCGTCGCCGGA from Agromyces sp. LHK192 includes these protein-coding regions:
- a CDS encoding TetR/AcrR family transcriptional regulator — translated: MPKVTDEHRTARREEILDAAVGCFMLRGYTRTSIADIVEASGLSAGAIYGNFPGGKGELFASVAARVLEARRAELVDRRSGSDVPLAPGELMATIVGGIRGEPFSGILPQLWAEALIDPEIHGLVRGVFERLKETIRAQLAEWAAANPERIDGDPGEWARRVAPVVLSAGPGFILQRALLDDFDEEAFLAALPTAYVR
- a CDS encoding DeoR/GlpR family DNA-binding transcription regulator, which gives rise to MNRAERLSAVLDLLAEDGQVEVEQIVERLGVSPATARRDLDALAQQQLLTRTRGGAVAHSVAYDLPIRYKHQQNPEAKAAIARAASALVPRGAVIGLCGGTTATAIADELMSRADIMEPASDPGLTIVTNAINIAMQLAMRPQIKTVVTGGVVHARSYELVGSYAEGVLGNISLDLAFIGANGIDTVVGPTSHDEREAAVNALMARRATRAVLVVDSTKLDRRAFAAIGERRLFQTVITDAASTAEQRSRLVDAGFDVIVAS
- a CDS encoding MFS transporter, with translation MSITDHRRARDVAVVDDRPMPWPALVALAAAVFLSITTELAPTGLLPEMGAGLAVPEALIGLTVSVFAFTVVLSSAPLVALTSRMPRRGLIVGVLVVLAVSTGLSALATEYWMLIAARVVGGLAHGVFWAVVAATASRLVPERRIGRAVAVVLGGGTLAMVLGVPATTMLGQAIGWRLAFLAVAALTLVGAVAVRMLLPSAEAGAERTVARYRRGDPGFGSVMLLCVITAVIMLGQYAVTTYVAPLVTDVIGLPATAVGPLLFVSGAAGAIGLIAAGTPLARNGGGALLVAVLTAAAALAVIGLGLDPVVSVVAFAVWGLAFGAIPPILQTTLLRTAAPAARDAASALYTTAFNLGIGGGALAGSIVFGTWGAAALPWGYAAVLLVAAVVIGMAVRRRAGRGIRRA
- the nagA gene encoding N-acetylglucosamine-6-phosphate deacetylase, whose protein sequence is MTRSTVIHSARLVSGGDAVQDSWVRFDGDVVTARGTGDGWRETGDADDVVDAAGRWLTPGFIDIHCHGAGGAAVEDGEAGIERLLEVHTAHGTTRLVCSMVSGPIDRLVGTLAAVAAVAARDPRVLGSHLEGPFLDERFRGAHDPAALRTADPDAVARLLDAAAGSLRQVTIAPEHDGAIDAIRQFSDAGVAVAVGHTSADYETVLAAFGAGASILTHAFNAMHGIHHRAPGPVVAAMHADHVTLEIVNDGVHVHPDVVRLAFRGAPGRVAMITDAMAAAGHADGDYVLGSLDVVVLDGVARLRETGSIAGSTLTLDEALRRAVVDSGIPLAEAVDALTVTPAAAIGRAGDLGRLDRGYAADAVLLSDDLAVEGVWAAGVRQG
- a CDS encoding YrdB family protein — encoded protein: MNDRTPEPLPKIGPNDVLRFLLEIFAIVSLGIFGFAAFPLPWPGVLIGIGAPVLAILLWALFRSPKAVFAVDPFVKALVEIAVFSSAAIAWWIMGQPIVAVVFAVVAAVSGVIHGRREFAG
- the purU gene encoding formyltetrahydrofolate deformylase gives rise to the protein MTEATPDGRTHHWVFTLSCVDSPGIVHAVSGAIVAARGNITESQQFQSTESGRFFMRVQVESPADRAEFESALAPVVARWDMTWHLDEVGRPLRTLVLASTAGHCVNDLLFRRHAGQLPVEIPLVLSNHGALRDLVDFYGVPFESAAVTDADGKAAFERRVLAAVEEHDIELVVLARYMQILSPALCEALAGRCINIHHSFLPGFKGANPYRQAHARGVKLIGATAHFVTSDLDEGPIIEQNVVRVDHSRSVSELVAIGQDEESRTLSQAVKWFAERRVLLDGARTIIFR